A genomic window from Macaca thibetana thibetana isolate TM-01 chromosome 16, ASM2454274v1, whole genome shotgun sequence includes:
- the LOC126939810 gene encoding uncharacterized protein LOC126939810, translating into MADGLFQRRPWGPEQIRPDPESEGLFDKPPPEDPPAARAPRSASAAGKKAGRRAGGRAQGGRAGQPPKAASRPQPKEEAPPLVEGCYLDHFPHLSIFIYAAIAFSITSCIFTYIHLQLA; encoded by the coding sequence ATGGCTGACGGACTCTTTCAGCGCAGACCCTGGGGTCCCGAGCAGATTCGCCCGGACCCCGAGTCCGAAGGCCTGTTTGACAAGCCTCCCCCGGAAGACCCTCCCGCTGCCCGTGCGCCCAGGTCCGCGTCGGCCGCGGGCAAGAAGGCTGGTCGGCGCGCGGGCGGGAGGGCGCAGGGGGGCCGCGCCGGGCAGCCCCCGAAGGCCGCATCGCGCCCCCAGCCCAAGGAGGAGGCGCCTCCACTGGTCGAAGGCTGCTATCTCGACCATTTTCCGCACCTCTCCATCTTCATCTACGCAGCCATCGCCTTCTCCATCACCTCCTGCATCTTTACCTATATCCATTTACAGCTTGCCTGA
- the LOC126939805 gene encoding uncharacterized protein LOC126939805, with the protein MSQTQTRGLLERVPWGGSAPWPGLGRSPVMLHRPQEEPAVPRSWRGRERTRPRRRRSWRAGLDFVVAAWRSRRSCLTRRPRPGSVRDSRDLWLQTPLGRRPRAGALLRMRLWGPSRGPREGCPWGL; encoded by the exons ATGAGCCAGACCCAGACCCGCGGCCTTCTAGAGAGGGTCCCGTGGGGAGGGTCGGCGCCCTGGCCCGGGCTGGGCCGGAGCCCTGTGATGCTGCATCGCCCCCAGGAGGAGCCGGCTGTGCCCCGGAGTTGGCGCGGCCGAGAGAGGACAAGACCGCGCCGCAGGCGTAGCTGGAGGGCGGGACTCG ACTTTGTTGTCGCTGCCTGGAGGAGCCGGAGGAGCTGTCTTACCAGGAGACCACGCCCTGGAAGTGTCCGGGACTCGCGGGACCTGTGGCTGCAAACCCCACTGGGACGCAGGCCCAGAGCTGGCGCACTCCTCAGGATGAGACTCTGGGGCCCTAGCCGGGGTCCACGGGAGGGCTGTCCTTGGGGACTCTAG